The proteins below are encoded in one region of Helianthus annuus cultivar XRQ/B chromosome 2, HanXRQr2.0-SUNRISE, whole genome shotgun sequence:
- the LOC110924576 gene encoding uncharacterized protein LOC110924576 encodes MDTVFRGDIGKTVEVYMDGLVIMSHEEETMLANIQRTFDSLRSVNLKLNPTKCSFGMEEGKFQGFIVTQDGFKVNPEKVQAIQLMPSPATIKEMQRLAGRLAALNRILANHAAKSYPFISTLRNCAKKTHFQWTPEAEAAFKQMKECLIQLPTLTAPREKEPLILYLSTAEVAVGAVLMVERENVQTPIYYISKMLTGPETRYSMIEKLVLALVHASRRLHRYFSGHVITVLTNYHLGQILSKPDVAGRLAKWAIELGGYNILYRLRPAIKGQVLEDFATEVPNDKVQECEAIQNPIPVFDDRVWTLHTDGASNDDGAGAGFRLVSPDDHELTYAIRLDFRSTNNEAEYEAFLAGIRLALKMGVRNLEANVDSKLVAEQVNGHYDAKGEAMALYLEQARMLISQFQTFKVNHINRSENKHADALSKLAATSFKHLAKEVRIEVLSNPSVHLKQVNVIEIRNPSWMSPIILYLQHGKLPEGKAEARKLQHKAINYEMADGVLYRKSFMGPLLRCVGKTDAQYLVREIHEGLCGIHAGPRMVVAKIMSAGYYWSGMHVDAVELLRRCTACQCHAPKTLRPKNPLVPVTSAWPFQQWGIDLVGPFPDAPGAVKFIIVAVDYFTK; translated from the coding sequence ATGGACACAGTCTTCAGAGGAGACATTGGTAAAACAGTCGAGGTCTACATGGATGGCCTCGTCATCATGAGTCATGAGGAAGAAACAATGTTGGCAAACATTCAACGCACATTCGACTCATTGCGCAGTGTAAACTTAAAGCTTAACCCAACGAAATGTTCCTTCGGGATGGAAGAAGGGAAATTTCAAGGTTTCATAGTCACACAAGATGGGTTTAAAGTAAATCCAGAAAAAGTGCAGGCCATACAGCTAATGCCATCACCTGCAACAATAAAAGAAATGCAAAGACTCGCCGGACGCTTAGCAGCCTTGAATAGAATCTTGGCAAATCATGCGGCAAAATCTTACCCATTCATCAGTACACTACGAAACTGCGCCAAGAAAACCCACTTCCAATGGACACCAGAAGCAGAAGCAGCCTTCAAACAAATGAAGGAATGTCTAATTCAGTTGCCAACACTAACAGCACCACGAGAAAAAGAACCACTGATCTTATATTTATCTACTGCGGAAGTAGCGGTTGGTGCAGTATTAATGGTGGAGAGAGAAAACGTTCAGACTCCAATTTACTATATAAGCAAGATGCTCACCGGACCAGAAACCCGCTACTCAATGATAGAAAAGCTGGTCCTAGCATTAGTACATGCATCAAGGCGCTTACATCGGTATTTCTCGGGACACGTCATAACAGTTCTCACCAATTACCATTTAGGTCAAATCTTATCCAAACCCGACGTAGCGGGAAGATTGGCTAAATGGGCTATCGAGCTGGGAGGATACAATATCCTGTACAGACTAAGACCAGCAATCAAAGGGCAAGTTTTAGAGGACTTTGCCACAGAAGTTCCCAACGACAAAGTTCAAGAGTGCGAAGCAATCCAGAACCCTATTCCTGTTTTCGACGATAGAGTCTGGACTCTACACACAGATGGAGCTTCCAATGACGACGGAGCAGGTGCAGGTTTTCGATTAGTCAGTCCCGATGATCACGAACTTACCTATGCCATACGCCTTGATTTCCGAAGCACAAACAATGAAGCAGAGTATGAAGCGTTCTTAGCAGGTATCCGCTTAGCGCTTAAAATGGGGGTAAGAAACCTTGAAGCTAACGTCGATTCAAAACTAGTGGCCGAGCAGGTTAACGGGCACTATGATGCAAAAGGAGAAGCCATGGCTTTATACCTTGAACAAGCGCGGATGTTAATCAGCCAATTTCAGACGTTCAAGGTTAACCATATAAACAGAAGCGAAAATAAGCACGCAGATGCACTAAGCAAATTGGCAGCCACCAGCTTCAAGCACTTAGCAAAAGAAGTGCGCATCGAGGTATTATCCAATCCTTCTGTTCATCTTAAACAAGTGAACGTTATAGAAATCAGGAATCCGTCCTGGATGTCTCCGATCATTTTATACCTGCAACATGGGAAACTCCCAGAAGGAAAGGCAGAAGCTCGAAAACTCCAACACAAGGCAATAAACTATGAAATGGCGGATGGCGTTCTGTACCGGAAGTCATTTATGGGACCATTGCTACGTTGTGTCGGCAAAACAGATGCGCAATACTTGGTCCGAGAAATCCATGAGGGATTATGTGGAATACACGCAGGGCCGCGCATGGTTGTGGCAAAAATAATGAGCGCAGGATACTATTGGTCGGGAATGCACGTGGACGCAGTAGAATTATTACGGAGATGTACAGCTTGTCAATGCCACGCGCCAAAAACTCTTCGACCAAAAAATCCACTCGTACCGGTCACTTCCGCCTGGCCTTTCCAACAATGGGGCATCGATCTCGTTGGCCCATTTCCTGACGCGCCAGGCGCAGTAAAATTCATCATTGTAGCAGTCGACTATTTCACAAAATGA